A region of Drosophila suzukii chromosome 2L, CBGP_Dsuzu_IsoJpt1.0, whole genome shotgun sequence DNA encodes the following proteins:
- the LOC108006966 gene encoding nuclear protein 1 produces MSKAHFDDEYEHYNFDHDKHIFSGHSGKQRSKKEATEHTNHFDPSGHSRKILTKLMNTNNNKKAAACKN; encoded by the coding sequence ATGTCCAAGGCGCACTTTGATGATGAGTACGAGCACTACAACTTCGACCATGACAAGCACATTTTCTCCGGCCACAGCGGCAAACAGCGCTCCAAGAAGGAGGCCACCGAGCACACCAACCACTTCGACCCCTCTGGCCATTCCCGCAAGATTCTCACCAAGCTGATgaacaccaacaacaacaagaaggCCGCCGCCTGCAAGAACTGA
- the Plzf gene encoding gastrula zinc finger protein XlCGF26.1, with translation MLHSQAMQTIPTLHQPLHSKVSNYLNNQRRTGQFCDLLLELDSDDTLSLSVHFCVLAAQSQLINTNQKQQQFSIHNPLKITIRDFSCSQCLHTIVDFFYEDIMSVSKEHEPHFRQLAQILAVTELLNLYQLQPLGEVKETSEDTTPGEGELNPEPASKAEDVFENRQSYFKLKNPRAVKSSSKVNYCIGCDYKCYQVQKMIEHMGSCEPSHLTCSLCEVGFLEWREYDTHLRRHSGDLRKPFFCLQCGIRFTTRAALLVHQPKHSTETPHICPHCGKGFKWKQGLSNHILVHNPEKQMLCDVCGYSTTHMKALKSHKLLHTGEFFACTVSGCKHRANRKENLKLHIETHKQGRDFICEICGCKFSQSKNLKRHALKHTENGPNRYKCQLCRFSSHRSDKMKEHVQRVHTEKAVQLELSETVDSSFPDDFDLPVIETYSAPNKKPKEVKSKTKRDTNPDKRLKTLLPKETVK, from the exons ATGCTGCACTCACAGGCGATGCAAACTATACCCACTCTTCACCAGCCGCTGCACTCCAAGGTGTCTAATTACCTAAACAACCAGCGGAGAACCGGACAGTTCTGTGACCTGCTCCTGGAACTGGATTCGGATGATACCCTGAGCCTGAGTGTCCATTTCTGCGTGCTGGCCGCCCAGAGCCAGTTGATAAACACCAaccagaagcagcagcagttcTCCATCCACAATCCTCTGAAGATCACCATCCGAGATTTCAGCTGCTCGCAGTGCCTGCATACAATTGTGGACTTTTTCTACGAGGACATCATGTCTGTTTCCAAGGAACATGAGCCACACTTTCGGCAGTTGGCGCAAATCCTGGCTGTCACTGAACTGCTGAACCTCTACCAGTTGCAGCCCTTGGGCGAAGTGAAGGAAACATCAGAAGATACGACCCCTGGAGAGGGGGAACTAAATCCAGAGCCAGCTTCAAAAGCGGAGGATGTGTTTGAGAACCGACAGAGTTACTTTAAG TTAAAGAACCCGAGGGCCGTAAAGTCCAGCAGCAAGGTGAACTACTGTATTGGCTGTGACTACAAGTGCTACCAGGTGCAGAAGATGATCGAGCACATGGGCAGCTGTGAACCCTCTCACTTGACCTGCTCCCTTTGCGAGGTGGGCTTCCTAGAATGGCGAGAATACGACACACATCTTCGCAGGCACTCCGGTGACCTACGCAAGCCCTTCTTTTGTCTGCAGTGCGGCATACGCTTCACCACTAGAGCTGCCCTGCTCGTCCACCAGCCCAAGCACTCCACGGAAACACCTCACATCTGTCCTCATTGCGGCAAGGGTTTCAAGTGGAAACAGGGACTGAGCAACCACATTCTGGTCCACAATCCCGAGAAGCAGATGCTCTGCGACGTCTGCGGCTACAGCACCACCCACATGAAGGCCCTCAAGTCCCACAAACTCCTCCACACCGGAGAGTTCTTCGCCTGCACTGTTTCGGGCTGTAAGCATCGAGCCAATCGTAAGGAAAACCTCAAGCTGCACATTGAAACCCACAAACAGGGAAGGGATTTCATCTGTGAGATCTGCGGCTGCAAGTTCAGCCAAAGCAAGAACCTCAAGCGTCATGCATTAAAGCACACCGAGAACGGTCCGAATCGGTACAAATGCCAGCTGTGTCGATTTAGTAGTCATCGTTCGGACAAAATGAAGGAGCACGTTCAGCGGGTTCACACGGAGAAGGCGGTGCAGTTGGAGCTCTCGGAGACGGTGGACAGTTCCTTTCCCGATGACTTCGATTTACCCGTGATAGAGACTTACTCGGCGCCCAACAAGAAACCCAAGGAAGTCAAGAGCAAGACAAAAAGGGATACGAATCCTGATAAACGACTGAAAACTCTACTTCCCAAGGAGACTGTTAAAtag
- the PLCXD gene encoding PI-PLC X domain-containing protein 1: MVGKIVQLVVVALLISWTEAQTEPHYEDPNNLKVWLTISARKRFLEVSWSNAPANKGDQVLVTKEDALTFQTKVLPKRTPLASFRSEEGSGSGEGSPSYVPISGFTTRPETQSSSKEEKEQYWVANGGATDVVAAIKPSQGLSTQWFTTGLPYDYALSRNVTVQTSCYGFWASYIDGQGNILAKTCLKGFPRWMNDLKSKIGEMRLRDLFIPGSHDSGSYRPNFDPLLRESLVTKYALTQDEDIRGQLMHGVRYLDIRVGYYRNSPDPFFIYHGITKQRPLQEVINQVRDFVHETNEIVIFGLKEFPVGFGKGLGVHRLLVSYLRDQFQDLIAHPSLTWRASLRDIWARRQNVFLAYDHEAMVEEFPEVLFGSVEQRWGNKQTWAQLEGYLRNVNDFDVSRFSSRPVSDMAELTPETWDVILDKTGGLRKMADNVNWRVSQLYRNELGTNANIVSVDFVRGTTIVETAIEYNTRRIYM, encoded by the exons ATGGTGGGAAAAATTGTACAGCTTGTGGTGGTGGCTCTGCTCATCTCCTGGACGGAGGCTCAGACCGAACCCCACTACGAGGATCCCAACAATCTCAAGGTCTGGCTGACCATCAGTGCCCGCAAGAGATTTCTGGAGGTCTCCTGGAGTAATGCCCCGGCGAACAAGGGTGACCAAGTTCTCGTGACGAAGGAGGATGCGCTCACCTTCCAGACAAAAGTGCTGCCCAAGCGCACTCCTTTAGCCTCCTTCCGCAGCGAGGAGGGAAGTGGTTCCGGCGAAGGATCCCCCAGCTATGTTCCCATCAGTGGGTTTACAACCAGACCGGAAACCCAGTCGAGCTCTAAGGAGGAGAAAGAGCAGTACTGGGTGGCGAATGGAGGCGCCACAGATGTTGTGGCTGCCATTAAACCAAGTCAGGGATTGTCCACCCAGTGGTTCACCACTGGACTACCCTATGATTATGCCTTGTCCAGGAATGTGACAGTTCAAACCTCCTGCTACGGCTTTTGGGCCAGTTACATCGATGGACAGGGCAACATCTTGGCCAAAACATGCCTCAAGGGGTTTCCTCGCTGGATGAACGATCTGAAGTCTAAAATAGGAGAGATGCGCTTGCGAGATCTCTTTATTCCCGGATCCCACGACTCCGGCTCATATCGTCCCAATTTTGATCCACTGCTCAGGGAAAGTCTGGTGACCAAGTACGCCCTGACCCAGGATGAGGATATCAGGGGGCAGTTGATGCATGGAGTTCGCTATCTGGATATACGGGTTGGGTACTACCGAAACTCACCGGACCCGTTCTTCATCTATCACGGGATCACCAAACAGCGGCCTCTGCAGGAGGTTATCAATCAGGTTCGGGACTTTGTCCATGAGACCAACGAGATTGTCATCTTCGGACTCAAGGAGTTCCCAGTTG GCTTTGGCAAGGGACTCGGTGTACACCGCCTGCTGGTCAGCTATTTGCGCGACCAGTTCCAGGACCTCATTGCTCATCCTTCGCTGACCTGGCGGGCATCCTTGCGAGACATTTGGGCCCGAAGGCAGAATGTGTTTCTGGCCTACGACCATGAGGCCATGGTGGAAGAGTTCCCAGAAGTATTGTTCGGGTCCGTGGAACAGCGCTGGGGAAACAAGCAGACGTGGGCTCAACTTGAGGGCTATCTGCGGAACGTTAATGACTTCGACGTATC TCGATTCTCCAGCCGCCCGGTGTCCGATATGGCGGAGCTGACCCCGGAGACCTGGGACGTCATCCTGGACAAAACCGGGGGTCTGCGCAAGATGGCCGATAACGTGAATTGGCGGGTCTCGCAGCTCTATCGTAATGAATTGGGCACAAATGCCAATATAGTGTCTGTGGATTTCGTGCGGGGCACCACAATCGTGGAGACGGCTATAGAATATAATACCCGTAGGATTTATATGTAG
- the JhI-21 gene encoding large neutral amino acids transporter small subunit 1, producing MTDRYANGVTTSLVEPTNRRSSSGNTNPSEVEEKIVLKRKLTLINGVAIIVGTIIGSGIFIAPTGVFLYTESVGSSLLIWSACGILSTIGALCYAELGTSITRSGGDYAYLLVSFGPLVGFLRLWIALLIIRPTTQTIVALTFAHYAAKPFFPDCDPPQNAVKLLAAICLTLLTAINCLSVKVSMKVQDVFTVGKLLALIMIILAGLYYMATGRLENFSNPWEGTYTARNIGYAFYSGLFAFGGWNYLNFVTEELQDPYKNLPRAIWIAMPLVTGIYVLVNLAYFAVVNKPEMLSSLAVAVTFGNRVFGPLAFMVPIFVALSTFGGVNGVLFTSARLFATGAQEGHLPKFFQLFHVKQQTPIPALIFTCLMSLLMLLTDNVYQLINYFSSVLWLSVVASIAGMLWLRHKRPDLPRPIKVHLALPIIFMVGCVTLVLLPNLEEPGNLLIGVAITLAGIPFYYAFIAWKKKPKCYGRLSNSVVEICRAVFNTTIIESNEAIN from the exons ATGACGGACAGATATGCCAATGGAGTCACCACCAGCCTGGTTGAGCCCACAAACAGACGCTCCTCCTCCGGGAACACAAATCCCAGCGAGGTTGAGGAGAAGATTGTCCTGAAACGAAAGCTAACCCTCATCAACGGAGTGGCCATCATAGTGGGCACCATCATCGGATCGGGCATCTTCATCGCACCCACTGGAGTCTTTCTTTACACCGA ATCCGTGGGAAGTTCCCTTTTGATTTGGTCGGCCTGTGGGATTTTATCGACGATCGGAGCTCTTTGCTACGCCGAACTGGGAACAAGCATCACCAGATCTGGCGGGGATTATGCCTATCTGCTGGTGTCCTTCGGACCGCTGGTGGGATTCCTGCGACTCTGGATAGCACTGCTCATCATCCGGCCAACCACGCAG ACCATAGTGGCATTAACCTTTGCCCATTATGCGGCCAAGCCCTTCTTCCCGGACTGCGATCCACCGCAGAACGCAGTGAAGCTACTGGCTGCCATTTGTCTAA CTCTGCTCACCGCCATTAATTGCCTTTCCGTCAAGGTGTCGATGAAGGTGCAGGACGTATTCACGGTGGGCAAGCTGCTGGCCCTCATCATGATTATCCTGGCCGGACTGTACTACATGGCCACCGGCAGGCTGGAGAACTTCAGCAATCCCTGGGAGGGCACCTACACTGCCCGCAACATTGGCTACGCCTTCTACTCCGGTCTGTTTGCCTTTGGCGGATGGAATTACTTGAACTTTGTCACGGAGGAGCTGCAGGATCCGTACAA AAATCTTCCGCGTGCCATTTGGATAGCCATGCCCCTGGTCACGGGCATCTATGTTCTGGTTAACTTGGCCTATTTCGCAGTGGTCAACAAACCGGAGATGCTCAGTTCCTTGGCCGTGGCGGTGACCTTTGGAAACCGGGTGTTCGGACCTCTGGCTTTCATGGTGCCCATTTTCGTGGCCTTGAGCACCTTTGGAGGCGTGAACGGGGTGCTCTTCACCTCGGCGCGACTGTTCGCCACTGGTGCTCAGGAGGGGCATTTGCCAAAGTTTTTCCAGCTGTTCCACGTCAAGCAACAGACTCCTATTCCCGCCCTGATTTTCACA TGTCTGATGTCGCTGCTAATGCTGCTCACGGATAATGTCTACCAGTTGATCAACTACTTCAGTTCGGTACTGTGGCTTTCAGTGGTGGCCAGCATAGCCGGAATGTTGTGGCTCCGGCATAAGAG GCCCGACTTGCCACGACCCATTAAAGTCCATCTCGCGCTGCCCATTATCTTCATGGTGGGCTGCGTCACGTTGGTACTGCTCCCGAATCTGGAGGAGCCCGGAAATCTCCTGATTGGCGTCGCCATCACCCTGGCCGGCATTCCATTCTACTACGCCTTCATCGCCTGGAAAAAGAAGCCCAAGTGCTACGGACGATTGTCCAACTCGGTTGTGGAGATTTGCCGGGCCGTCTTTAATACCACCATTATCGAGTCGAATGAGGCGATAAACTAG
- the RpL7-like gene encoding uncharacterized protein RpL7-like → MSDKYAVPNKLPGKTVSVLKHRKRRILQDESVITQKKNDRIKKRTASKNHHKFRRAESFVMGYLKAERTAKRIKQTILRTNVTEQSAKAADDCNPKLLFVMRHAGKKIFDKTTSEIFRTLRMGTRHNAVFLENTKENQLLLRVIEPFVVYGNPSLSSIRELVFKKGFARINGKKTAIQSNTMVEEQLGEKGVICLEDIIHEICTVGPNFAAVNEFLCAFTLSSPSNGWQKKVSVSYKRGGEYGDRGSAINELISRCL, encoded by the exons ATGTCAGACAA ATATGCAGTTCCCAACAAATTGCCCGGCAAAACGGTATCCGTGCTAAAGCACCGCAAGAGGAGGATTCTCCAGGATGAGTCCGTCATTACGCAGAAGAAAAATGACCGCATCAAGAAGAGGACCGCCAGCAAAAATCACCACAAGTTCCGCCGCGCCGAATCCTTTGTAATGGGCTACCTGAAAGCTGAGCGCACGGCCAAGCGGATCAAGCAAACCATCCTGCGCACCAATGTCACCGAGCAAAGTGCCAAGGCCGCCGATGATTGCAACCCCAAGCTACTCTTCGTGATGCGCCACGCGGGCAAGAAGATCTTCGACAAGACCACATCGGAAATATTCCGAACCCTGCGCATGGGCACGCGCCACAACGCAGTCTTTCTGGAGAACACCAAGGAGAACCAGTTGCTGCTGCGCGTGATCGAACCCTTCGTGGTCTATGGCAATCCCTCGCTCAGCTCCATTCGCGAGCTGGTCTTCAAGAAGGGCTTCGCCCGCATCAACGGCAAGAAGACGGCCATCCAGTCGAACACCATGGTGGAGGAGCAGTTGGGTGAGAAGGGCGTGATCTGTCTGGAGGACATCATCCACGAAATCTGTACAGTGGGTCCAAACTTTGCTGCTGTCAATGAGTTCCTGTGCGCCTTCACG TTGTCCAGTCCCAGCAATGGTTGGCAGAAGAAGGTCTCTGTCTCCTACAAACGCGGTGGCGAATACGGCGATCGTGGCAGTGCTATCAACGAACTGATTTCCCGCTGCCTGTAA
- the LOC108006609 gene encoding WD repeat-containing protein on Y chromosome has translation MNSNLQNADWEMDRNGLKKLLARSLKEPILGKHFSLPGRTGQSQPIELDTSQSYIAVYTHLKVHATRMPDRLPTPEAIGRVQAENVEVKYRTRTSKTRGDPCSTIT, from the coding sequence ATGAATTCAAATTTGCAGAATGCGGACTGGGAGATGGACCGCAATGGACTAAAAAAACTTTTGGCCAGATCCCTCAAAGAACCCATTCTGGGCAAGCATTTTTCTCTGCCCGGCCGCACAGGACAGAGTCAACCCATCGAACTGGACACCAGCCAAAGCTACATTGCTGTGTACACTCATCTCAAGGTGCACGCCACCCGAATGCCGGACAGATTGCCCACGCCCGAGGCTATTGGACGCGTACAGGCGGAGAACGTAGAGGTTAAATATAGGACTCGAACCTCCAAGACCCGTGGTGACCCCTGTTCAACTATAACATGA